Proteins from a single region of Gossypium arboreum isolate Shixiya-1 chromosome 1, ASM2569848v2, whole genome shotgun sequence:
- the LOC108481163 gene encoding probable leucine-rich repeat receptor-like serine/threonine-protein kinase At3g14840 gives MLFPPLLVFASIFSACCLATSTLGATLAKDEVEALESIGETLGKTNWKFSVDPCSSGDESWAKFAEKGAYYVNNVTCDCSSSPCHIVRIVLKGQNLSGTLPPQLTRLPYLQEIDLSRNYLSGSIPRQWGSMQQLVQISLLGNHLTGSIPEELANISNLTSLVLEHNNFSGNLPAALGNLPKIEIFFLNSNNFIGELPETFARLTTLKEFRIGDNNFTGKIPGFIFQNWTNLTDIYIIASGLSGPIPDIVSSGNLKNIIISDLNGAESQFSQLSNLSNLEILILRSCNLIGELPTSLNHMSSLKTLDLSFNGLSGEINISLPRAKHLILAGNMFTGAVPQWILDTNQIIDLSYNNFTSTGGVDDCQKSGLNLFASTSRINNSGAVSCLGNLNCPEQNVTWLYLYINCGGRVETIDNITYEADGYDDKLSTFHRSTTHWAFSALVFFLDDSITKGSLVRENKQVASSVGPLYINARLSYSSLTYYAFCLRNATYNVSLHFAEIDFTDGKNYSSLGRRIFDVYIQGKRALKDFNIKDEAGGVGKPILKNFTANVSDGTLEIRLQWAGKGTTSIPERGVFGPLISAISIFDPAYKPRKGSGGGISAAAEVGIVAAAIFATFLIVGGILWWSGCLRRRSTLERDLKGIELQTSCFTLRQIKDATNNFDAANKIGEGGFGPVYKGILADGTEIAVKQLSARSKQGNREFETEIGMISALQHPHLVKLYGCCIEGNQLLLIYEYLENNSLARALFGPEEFQLTLDWPTRRKICIGIARGLAYLHEESSLKIVHRDIKATNVLLDKDLNPKISDFGLAKLDEEDNTHISTRIAGTYGYMAPEYAMHGRLIDKADVYSFGIVALEIVSGTCNTKHGRLKEESFYLLDLANTLKQKGNLLDLIDPRVASHCDPEEAMTMINVALVCTNSTAAARPSMSTVVSILEGKASFSNIITNSSIYGSELNPKKLYENVEESDVENNSLTKRMLGDGQWTSSSDLYPVGLTSSYWQNSNSTSTN, from the exons TGGAAGCTTTGGAAAGCATAGGTGAAACATTGGGGAAGACAAACTGGAAATTTAGCGTGGATCCGTGCAGCAGCGGAGACGAGAGTTGGGCAAAATTTGCAGAAAAAGGTGCATACTATGTTAATAATGTCACTTGTGATTGCAGTTCCAGCCCCTGTCATATTGTCCGCAT AGTGCTGAAGGGACAAAATCTATCAGGCACTCTCCCACCACAGTTGACCAGACTTCCTTACCTGCAAGAAAT TGATCTCAGTCGTAACTATCTTAGTGGCTCCATTCCTCGTCAATGGGGTTCTATGCAGCAACTTGTCCAAAT TTCCCTTCTTGGAAATCATTTAACAGGTTCAATCCCAGAGGAGCTGGCAAACATCAGCAATCTTACCAGCTT AGTCCTTGAGCACAATAACTTCTCAGGAAACTTGCCTGCTGCATTGGGGAATCTACCCAAAATCGAGATATT TTTTCTTAATTCCAACAATTTTATTGGTGAATTGCCTGAAACATTTGCTAGGCTGACTACATTGAAGGAGTT CCGGATCGGTGACAACAACTTCACCGGAAAGATTCCGGGTTTCATTTTCCAGAATTGGACAAATCttacggatat ATATATTATCGCAAGTGGTTTGAGTGGGCCAATTCCAGACATTGTTTCTTCAGGAAACTTGAAAAATAT AATAATTAGTGACTTGAATGGAGCTGAATCACAATTTTCACAACTTAGTAATTTGTCTAACTTGGAAATTCT GATATTGAGGAGCTGCAATCTCATTGGAGAGCTACCTACTTCTCTTAATCATATGTCAAGCTTAAAGACCTT AGATCTCAGCTTCAATGGACTCAGTGGAGAAATTAATATTTCTCTTCCACGTGCGAAACACCT GATTTTAGCTGGAAATATGTTTACTGGAGCAGTCCCTCAATGGATTCTTGATACAAATCAAATAAT AGATCTTTCATATAACAACTTCACAAGTACAGGTGGTGTTGATGACTGTCAGAAAAGTGGCCT GAACTTGTTCGCAAGTACTTCAAGGATCAATAACTC agGAGCTGTTTCATGTTTGGGAAACCTTAATTGTCCAGAGCAGAACGTAA CTTGGCTCTATCTTTATATAAACTGTGGAGGGAGAGTAGAAACTATTGATAATATCACCTATGAAGCTGATGGTTATGACGACAAGCTTTCAACATTTCATCGAAGTACTACTCATTGGGCATTTAGCGCACTGGTTTTTTTTTTGGATGATTCAATTACAAAGGGTAGCTTAGTTCGGGAAAATAAACAAGTTGCTTCAAGTGTTGGTCCGCTTTACATCAATGCTCGCCTTTCATATAGCTCATTGACTTATTATGCATTCTGTCTGCGCAATGCAACATACAACGTGAGCCTCCATTTTGCGGAGATAGACTTCACTGATGGTAAAAATTATAGCAGCTTAGGAAGGCGGATATTTGATGTTTACATTCAG GGAAAGCGGGCGCTGAAGGATTTCAATATTAAGGATGAAGCAGGCGGGGTTGGCAAACCAATTCTAAAGAATTTCACTGCAAATGTGTCAGATGGTACTTTGGAGATCCGTTTACAGTGGGCTGGAAAAGGGACAACATCTATTCCCGAGAGGGGAGTTTTCGGTCCTCTTATTTCTGCAATATCTATCTTTGATCCTG CTTATAAACCTCGAAAAGGTAGTGGGGGAGGTATCAGCGCAGCTGCAGAGGTTGGTATTGTGGCTGCTGCAATATTTGCTACTTTCCTGATTGTGGGCGGCATCCTTTGGTGGAGTGGATGCTTAAGACGGAGGAGTACATTGGAGCGAG ATCTAAAAGGTATAGAATTGCAAACTAGTTGCTTCACCCTAAGGCAAATTAAGGACGCAACAAACAACTTTGATGCTGCTAATAAGATTGGAGAAGGCGGTTTCGGTCCTGTTTACAAG GGCATTCTGGCAGATGGCACAGAAATTGCTGTCAAGCAGCTATCCGCTAGATCAAAGCAAGGAAATCGCGAGTTCGAAACGGAGATTGGCATGATTTCAGCTCTACAACATCCTCATCTAGTAAAGCTGTATGGATGTTGCATTGAAGGAAATCAACTGTTGCTTATATATGAGTACTTGGAAAACAATAGCCTTGCTCGTGCATTGTTCG GTCCAGAAGAATTTCAGTTGACATTAGACTGGCCAACTAGACGGAAGATTTGCATTGGTATAGCAAGAGGTTTAGCTTATCTCCATGAAGAATCAAGTTTGAAGATTGTCCATAGAGACATTAAGGCCACCAATGTGTTGCTTGATAAGGATCTAAACCCTAAAATATCCGACTTTGGTTTGGCCAAGCTTGACGAAGAAGACAATACCCACATTAGCACCCGAATTGCTGGAACTTA TGGCTATATGGCTCCCGAATATGCAATGCATGGACGTTTAATTGATAAAGCAGATGTATATAGTTTTGGGATCGTGGCCCTTGAAATTGTTAGTGGCACGTGCAACACTAAACACGGTCGCTTAAAGGAAGAATCTTTCTATCTCCTTGATTTG GCTAATACGTTGAAGCAAAAGGGGAATTTGTTGGATTTAATTGATCCAAGGGTAGCCTCTCATTGCGACCCCGAAGAGGCAATGACAATGATCAATGTAGCTCTTGTATGCACAAATTCTACTGCGGCAGCAAGGCCATCCATGTCTACGGTGGTGAGCATCCTCGAAGGCAAGGCATCCTTTTCGAACATCATTACAAATTCAAGTATTTACGGAAGCGAGTTGAATCCCAAAAAATTATATGAAAACGTAGAAGAAAGTGATGTGGAAAACAACAGCCTGACAAAGAGAATGTTAGGGGATGGGCAATGGACTTCATCTTCAGATTTATATCCAGTAGGTTTGACATCTTCGTATTGGCAAAATAGCAATTCAACCTCAACAAATTAA
- the LOC128295483 gene encoding probable LRR receptor-like serine/threonine-protein kinase At1g53420 yields MSSLTSLVLEHNNFSGNLPVALGNLPKLESLLLNSNNFTGELPETFARLTTLKIFRIGDNNFTEKIPGFIFQNWTNLKDIRIVASGLSGPVPDIGPSGNLESMTLSSCNIIGKLPTSLENMSELDILDLSFNKLSGEIEISLPEVRQLFLTGNMFTGAIPQWILSTNKKM; encoded by the exons ATGAGCAGTCTCACCAGCTT AGTCCTTGAGCACAATAACTTCTCAGGAAATTTGCCTGTTGCACTGGGGAATCTACCAAAACTTGAGAGCCT GCTTCTTAATTCCAACAATTTTACTGGTGAATTGCCTGAAACATTTGCTAGGCTGACTACATTGAAGATTTT CCGGATCGGTGATAACAACTTCACAGAAAAGATTCCCGGTTTTATTTTCCAGAATTGGACAAACCTTAAGGATAT ACGTATTGTCGCAAGTGGTTTGAGTGGACCAGTTCCAGACATTGGTCCTTCGGGAAACTTAGAATCTAT GACATTGAGTAGCTGCAATATCATTGGAAAGCTACCTACTTCTCTTGAAAATATGTCAGAGTTGGATATCTT AGATCTCAGCTTCAACAAACTCAGTGGAGAAATTGAAATTTCTCTTCCAGAAGTGAGACAATt GTTTTTAACTGGAAACATGTTTACTGGAGCAATCCCTCAATGGATTCTTAGTACAAataaaaaaatgtga